One part of the Microbulbifer sp. THAF38 genome encodes these proteins:
- a CDS encoding TonB-dependent hemoglobin/transferrin/lactoferrin family receptor, whose translation MKLRPLAAALLGLASATNLHAETSSSAASSGLELIVVSGRAEKPLKDVAGSVSVVTNDEIEQLQLNDMSQLFQYEPGVEVTGAAGSAQNILVRGMGGDRVLIIKDGMRVNEGYGANGKNDIVGRGFIEIDTLKQVEVAKGAASSLYGSDALAGIVVFTTKDASDYLEDGEQFGGAIKTGYTGITNQSHISPTLALRTGNFEQLLHTTFRDGEEQQNFDENQDPFDIESKSLLYKAKYNLGGEDFVSFSIDHWNQESTGNSADGLLHYFRGLADYGYSIVREESNSDKEVRAYQLRYHSETPSAVYDQLNISLYKNESEQQDEQYGQLDINAPMFGVLEIRDMWETGLYSQETIGFLSNASKALNETHTLGYGLDLEKTESRRTVHQYREVEGSSTLDVTTEKFPENTVSRAGLFLNDEMTFANGQLIVTPGVRYDWYEMDPDGTEKADGTAFATIEESNFSFNLGALYKINSRLSAFAQYGQGFKVPAYDLAYIEHYLQPTSTYAYEVLPADDLSPETSDTFELGLRGHLGPIAFSAAAFYTEYDDFLETALIDSETFFNNDGSFSHVFEQYQYQNIDSVTIKGVELSANWYLTPAFELFANASYQRGENDTTGEYLTSISPLSGVVGASYTSAQLSSQVLVRWADRMERVNEGEVKTPNYGSVDWTLGYQLMEQVSLNLAVNNLFDKEYVPYLNVAGWDEDSDIYVNSAPGRTFSASLKYDF comes from the coding sequence ATGAAACTTCGCCCTCTCGCAGCGGCCTTACTGGGCTTGGCCTCCGCCACTAACCTGCATGCCGAAACCTCAAGTTCGGCTGCCAGCAGCGGCCTGGAACTGATCGTTGTCAGTGGCCGCGCGGAAAAACCGCTGAAAGATGTCGCAGGAAGCGTTTCTGTTGTCACCAATGATGAAATTGAACAGCTGCAGCTGAACGATATGAGCCAGCTGTTCCAATACGAGCCCGGAGTGGAAGTTACCGGTGCCGCCGGCAGCGCACAAAATATCCTGGTACGCGGCATGGGTGGCGATCGGGTACTGATTATCAAAGACGGTATGCGGGTTAACGAAGGCTATGGAGCCAATGGTAAAAATGACATCGTGGGCCGCGGCTTTATTGAAATAGATACCTTGAAACAGGTAGAGGTGGCCAAGGGCGCTGCGTCTTCTTTATACGGTTCTGACGCTCTGGCCGGCATCGTGGTATTCACCACCAAAGATGCCAGCGACTATCTGGAGGATGGAGAGCAGTTCGGCGGTGCGATTAAAACCGGATACACTGGTATTACCAATCAATCACACATCTCCCCTACCCTGGCTCTTCGCACCGGCAACTTTGAACAACTGCTGCATACCACCTTTCGCGATGGCGAAGAGCAACAAAATTTCGACGAGAACCAGGACCCCTTCGATATTGAATCCAAGAGTCTGCTCTACAAGGCCAAGTACAACTTGGGCGGCGAGGACTTTGTCAGTTTCAGCATCGATCACTGGAATCAGGAAAGCACCGGCAATAGCGCCGATGGCCTGCTCCACTACTTCCGTGGACTGGCCGATTACGGCTACAGCATCGTCAGGGAAGAATCGAACTCCGACAAAGAGGTCCGCGCTTACCAACTGCGCTACCACAGCGAGACCCCTAGTGCAGTCTATGACCAGTTAAATATCAGCCTGTATAAAAACGAATCCGAACAGCAAGACGAGCAGTATGGCCAGCTGGACATCAATGCCCCGATGTTCGGAGTTCTTGAAATTCGTGATATGTGGGAAACTGGCCTTTATAGCCAAGAGACTATTGGCTTTCTCTCCAATGCCAGCAAAGCCCTGAATGAGACTCACACCCTGGGATATGGCCTCGATCTGGAAAAAACCGAAAGCCGCCGTACCGTGCACCAGTACCGTGAAGTGGAAGGCAGTTCCACTTTGGATGTGACCACCGAAAAATTCCCGGAAAATACCGTCTCCCGCGCGGGCTTATTCCTGAACGATGAAATGACTTTTGCCAATGGCCAGCTGATTGTAACCCCCGGGGTACGCTACGACTGGTACGAAATGGACCCCGATGGTACAGAGAAAGCTGACGGCACAGCCTTTGCCACGATCGAAGAGAGCAACTTCTCCTTCAACCTGGGTGCCTTATACAAAATCAACTCCCGCTTGTCTGCCTTCGCGCAGTATGGCCAGGGATTCAAAGTACCGGCCTATGACCTGGCCTATATCGAGCATTATCTGCAACCAACTTCTACCTATGCTTATGAAGTATTGCCAGCGGACGACCTGTCCCCTGAAACCAGCGATACTTTTGAGCTCGGCTTGCGTGGACACCTGGGCCCAATCGCCTTCAGCGCTGCCGCCTTCTATACCGAGTACGACGACTTCCTAGAAACAGCACTCATTGACAGCGAAACTTTCTTTAACAACGATGGCAGTTTCTCCCACGTATTTGAGCAATACCAATACCAGAACATCGACTCTGTAACGATCAAAGGGGTTGAACTGAGCGCGAACTGGTATCTGACACCTGCATTCGAGCTATTTGCTAATGCCAGCTATCAGCGAGGTGAAAATGATACTACCGGCGAATACCTCACCAGTATCAGCCCGCTTTCCGGTGTAGTGGGTGCCAGCTACACAAGCGCGCAGCTTTCCAGCCAAGTGCTGGTGCGCTGGGCGGACCGCATGGAACGCGTCAATGAAGGCGAAGTAAAGACTCCAAATTATGGCTCTGTAGACTGGACGCTGGGCTATCAGTTGATGGAGCAGGTATCGCTCAACCTGGCCGTCAACAATCTATTCGACAAAGAGTATGTGCCCTACCTGAATGTCGCTGGCTGGGATGAAGACAGTGATATCTACGTAAACTCTGCTCCGGGCCGTACTTTCTCTGCATCGCTCAAGTACGACTTTTAA
- a CDS encoding DUF2905 domain-containing protein — protein sequence MSRWLMITGLILLVIGVALHFAPWLFNWFGRLPGDIRIESGRTRFYFPIVSMIIVSLILSLLINLFRR from the coding sequence ATGTCACGCTGGCTGATGATTACTGGGTTGATTCTTCTAGTAATAGGTGTAGCACTGCACTTTGCCCCCTGGCTATTTAATTGGTTTGGTCGGTTGCCGGGGGATATTCGTATTGAATCTGGGCGCACGCGTTTTTATTTTCCCATTGTCTCGATGATTATTGTTAGCCTGATATTGAGCCTCTTAATTAACCTATTTCGCAGGTAA